One part of the Thermus antranikianii DSM 12462 genome encodes these proteins:
- a CDS encoding GTP-binding protein, translated as MAKGEFIRTKPHVNVGTIGHVDHGKTTLTAA; from the coding sequence ATGGCCAAGGGCGAGTTTATCCGTACGAAGCCTCACGTGAACGTGGGGACGATTGGGCACGTGGACCACGGGAAGACGACGTTGACTGCGGCGTT